The Alkalibacter rhizosphaerae genomic sequence GGTCTTAAAGGACATAAGTGCAGCTATTATAACCCCTCCTACAAAACCATACAACATAGTCGAAGCAAAGAATATTCCGGCTACAATGAGGCCATATATCGTTGTCGCCTTGATATATCCTATCTTGTCCATCAACACCCCGTACAAAGGTGCAACTACAAAATTCACACCACTCATTAAAGAGATCAGAAATGCTGCTTGAATCGCATCAATTCCTTTATCTTGATAAAAAGCAGAAGCATTGTTGTTGAATCCAGTACTTGCAGTATTGATAAGCACCAAAGCAATCACAATCATCCAGAACTGTGGCATCCCAATGATCTGTTTAACACTCAGACTCGATTTAACATTCCCATTAGTTCCGGATGCCCAACAGACTCGCGGTCTTCCTGGTAACCCACAGGATTCATTCCGTACTTTTCAGGCTGTTCAGATACTAGAAAAAGCCCTATGAATACAATCAAGCCTCCTATTACAGCCCCCTGCCCGACTGCGGCAATTTGCACCCCAAATACTTCGATCATTTTAGCCATTAAAAGAGGGAATACCATAGCCCCTATTCCAACAGAGGTACTCAAGTAGCCTATCAGTTTGCCAGTACCTTTTGCATACCACCAGTTGATTTCGGTCTGAGCTGTCGGGAAACCTGCTACTACTGTGGAAAAACCGAAAAGAACTGCTATAAGATAGATAAAGCAGGACAAAAAAACTACCAATCAATGTCCCACCAATAACAACCAGCCATTTAATATTGAATTTATTAACAAGAGGTCCCATCATCAAGGACGTAATCAAACTTCCCACCGCAGCTGCAGTAAACAAGAGAGTTATTTGCCCTGCTCCAACCTGAAGTTTCTGCATAAGCGGTACA encodes the following:
- a CDS encoding MFS transporter, yielding MIVIALVLINTASTGFNNNASAFYQDKGIDAIQAAFLISLMSGVNFVVAPLYGVLMDKIGYIKATTIYGLIVAGIFFASTMLYGFVGGVIIAALMSFKTFNSMMGAITLPKLFGRKEAASLVGFTSAAQSVGAMIGAPIAGFIFDATGTYNTFMITGGVLTLLTVVLVIIGAGDKAVASIKTKQESLNKEAV